Genomic segment of Desulfuromonadaceae bacterium:
GCGGTTCTTCGTGCGCCGATGCCATGGTAGTGATTCCTTGTTCGATGGGAACACTGGGACGGATTGCCGGGGGGCTGAGTAACAATCTGATCGAACGAAGCGCAGACGTGATGCTCAAGGAACGAGGCGATTTGCTTCTGGTCCCTCGCGAGACCCCCTTCAACCACATCCATCTGGAGAATTTACTCAGATTGAGTCGTGCCGGGGCACAGATCATTCCTGCCATGCCCGGTTTTTATCATCGACCGCAGACTATCGATGATCTGGTCAACTTTGTGGTCGGTAAAGTCCTCGATGCGCTGGGTGTCGAACATCAACTTTTTCTGCGCTGGGGGGCTGCAAAATAGTGGACACGATGACCAGCTTGCTGGATACGGTACGAATCAAAATAGACGCAGGTGCGCGGATTTCCGACGCTGAAGCGCTGGCACTCTTTGCGTGCAACGACCTGCTGGCAATCGGAACGTTGGCGGCGCAGGCAAATCGGCGCAAGAATGGCGACAAGGTTTATTTTAACGTCAATCGTCACATCAATTACACCAACCTGTGCGTCAATCGCTGCACCTTTTGTGCATTCAGCAAGGAGGTCGATGACGAGGGGTGTTACACCTTGACCTTAACCGACATCCTTGCCAAAGCTGCCGAGGCGCAAAGGGCGGGGGCGACCGAGTTACATATGGTCGGCGGTTTGCATCCGGCGTTGCCCTTCGATTTTTATCTGGAAATGCTGGC
This window contains:
- a CDS encoding UbiX family flavin prenyltransferase; the encoded protein is MKNIVVAITGASGTIYGLRLAEELLRSKCCVGLILTNAGREVLNYETGLNWPMPFEQLKAAVNDHFAASEQLAIYAENDLFSPLASGSSCADAMVVIPCSMGTLGRIAGGLSNNLIERSADVMLKERGDLLLVPRETPFNHIHLENLLRLSRAGAQIIPAMPGFYHRPQTIDDLVNFVVGKVLDALGVEHQLFLRWGAAK